ACATTACttagaagtgtttttattttaaatccagGAATGTTGCTTCAAAGTTAGTACGTGAGCAGGTCAAACTGTTCCTGGACCAGAAAACGCAGGTGTTCCTGTATTTAATACAAGACGAGAAGTTACACTTTTTGTGACAAACAGAGGAAGATTCTAACAGTTGTTGGTCAGCAGGTTTGTGTTACTCAAACGAGACAGTGACACAGACAGGATGGGTAGCACTTATTTGCTTGTACGAATTTCAGggtattttttcattttcaggagCTACAAAAGGTCTTTAAAACagctttctcctccttcttatGATCCCACAGTTTATTCCCGTACGGCAGTGATGGATGTGCAGATACTCGGTGATGAAGACTCTTGTCTTTTGTCACTAGCAGATGATCGAGACACTGAAACCCTCCAGCAAATGCTGTAGCATTTGTGTCCCGTGCTCAACTGTCCGATTTAAATGTTCCTCTGCGAGCTTGGATGTTTATTTTGAGACGTCTGCAGTCGAGCAGGAAGTGCATCTCCAATTCGTTTACAACCTCCTCCACGACAGTCTAGCTGCACAATTTGGACGCTTTCCTGGCTCCATTTATGGGCATCTTCATTATTCCCCAACATTTCCTATCTGACCCTGATAATTCCTGTTTATATTTCCAACTaactttcctcctcctcctcctcttcttctacaaCCTCCTCCTGATCAGCTTCATCCTcagctgtctcctcctcctcctcttctgcttcATCTACCTctactttttcctcttcttctccaccaGCATCTTCAGTttctcctgcctcctcctcctccccctcctctaccTTCTCCTCTGTTTcgccctcctcttcttctacattttcctttgtctctgctgcctcctcttcctcctcatttccctccatttctgCCTCcttgctttcttcttctccttctaattcctcttcttcctcctcattctcTAAAGATTTTTCAccttctgtttcctcctcctttgcCTCCTCATTTTCTGCACCTTCCTCTTCAATTATTTCCCCTTCCTCACCACCCTCTTCCACTTCCTGCTCTTGTTCTCCTTCCTGGTttttctcatcctcttcctcctcttctttgggctcctcttcctccactgcATAATTtacttcctcttcatcttcttctccatctccttgttctccctctccttctccttcttctccatctccttgttctccttctccctctctttctccttctccatctccgtcttctccatctccttgttctccttctccctctctttctccttcttcttctccatctccatctctgtcttctccatctccttgttctccttctccctctccctctctttctctttctccttcttctccatctccttgttctccttctccctctctttctccttctccttctccatctccttgttctccttctccctctccctctctttctctttctccttctccttcttcttctccatctccttgttctccttctccctctctttctccttctccttctccatctccttgttctccttctccatctcctgtactattttcctcctcctcttcatctccaaCTCCGTTCTGTTCGCTGTTGTGATTCTCCTCGTCTTCTTTCTCGATTTCTACATGGTTCTGTGCCTCTCCTGTCAGTTCCACCTTGTCATACTTCATATGTACTTCAGTGCCATCATCGCAGATAGATTTTGTTCCACTCCTCCCGCCGCTGCTCCTCATGTGTATGTGATTATGGTTGTTGTGTTCGAGGTCCTCCAGGGTGAGCTCAAACTGGAAGCGGTCGTGCTGCAGGTGTCTGTCGGGGGGAGGTGAGGGGGACTGGGGCATGGTGTTCAGATACCACTCCCTGTTCTCCTCCAGGGTGTCCAGCAGCTCCTGGGCATCTGGGTGCACCAGGTCGGCCCAGGTCTCCCACAGCGGGTGGACAATGTAGTCTATGAAGCCCACCTAGGAAAGGAaagaatgataaaaaataaGGAATGCTTTTGggaaaatactttattattattctgcCAAAAAGTTAGACGAGAAGATTTATACAATTTTTATGTCTGTGGGGTGAATATATCTTAAAGCCACTTCCAGCAGCCAGTTGGCTTAGCTTTGCATAACGACTGGAACCTGATGGAAACAGGTAACCAGGCTCGGTCTAAAGcattggttctcaactggtctagcctcaggacccaacaccaactccttcatgaaaaatcgcGACCCgaattcagatatttttcaatcAGTCCGATTTGTtcaatgaaaaattgtgcagctTGGACCTCAGACATTTGAAacgtgacagaacaaagaaacgaaacaaacatgttaaaaaaggtctttttgacacaatattttttccaggcacacattagtgacccactgaaaatggctcactttttgggtcccgacccatcagttgagaaacactggtcTATAGGAAACAAACTTACCATGTTATCTACACATTAAAACCTCTCCCGCCCTGTAaagtatgttttatattttagatataatttagtttaacattttagaGTTGTAATACCTGGTTTAGAATACTTGTCTTGCTTTACTGTTGGGGGTtattgttaaatatttttatttcacatgtacTTCAATTACTCccataacctgctgctgtaacacgaTCATTTCCCAGTTTGTGATGCTTAAAAAATACTTACGTCAAGGTGACAGGATTCAAGGAAAAAACTGAACCCAATCATCAGAAATGATCCTGCACATACTCTCAACCTACCCTGGTCAAAATCATAGGTGTTGTATGCTTAAGgttttgtatctttttattttttcagatcTTGTTAATTTAGGgcagagccaggctagctgaAGACAATAAAAGTACTGCGCATCTCAACTAAAACAACTTAGTGTTCTGACTAAACTCCTCTAGTGTCATGTCCAGTTCATTAGTCTGCATGCATGTTACCAACAGTGACACCTTGAAAGTAGATGAGAGCAAGCGATCTGTGCTTACCTGACTCTTCTCCACTGAAGCAGTGTGTTTGTCACACATGGCGCTgatctccatccctctctctcgctctttgtCTCCCTGTCGAAAGAATTCCTCCATGATCCTCTCCGTCCACTGTCGGTACAACGGCAGCGTCTTGGTGGGGTTGCTCAGGTCCGCACAGTGCACCATGTTCCTCAGCACCTTAACACACATTTATCGTGCagtttattgaaatattttttatagtAAACATATCTGAATTTCAAGCCAGTCTGTTGGAGCGGCTGTACTGGTATGTACAGTGTGGGGGAGCCGTTACCTGTATCCGTTCTGTATAGTGGTCCAGGAGCAACACACCTGAGCTGGTCACCTTCTTGGTCTCAACCATCGTCTTCAGGTCAGCCAGCAGGGTCATGTGTTTGGACATGTCTGTGGCCAACACCTGCAGAGGAAGACAATTCAACAGAATataaaagaagcaaaaagaCCCAACCTCATCTCTGTCTCTGAACATTAGAGAGAGGGGACCAAATGGTCTTTAGGTTGAATTTAAGTTCAAAATCGTTACCGGCACTTCAAGAGCAATATCGCTACCAATAAATGGAGAATCTTTCTCTTTAAGAGTTTTGAAAGAAATCGAGTCCTGAGTGGGACAGATCGGGACAGAACTTCGaggtttatgaaaaaaaaacgggtagatttgattttgttcaaaGGAGCAGAGTCTTGGATTCAGTGACATTATCAGTGCTGTTCCGGTTGCAACAGACTTAAAACTGCCTCCCTCACCAATCCTTCCAGGCATTTAGGTGAACGAAAATTAGCTTAAAGAAATGGAGAGCCAGTGTTTAATTTGTCCATTCTTGACTACAGTCGAGACATGGCACCACAACATAGCGAACTCTGAGGAAAAGGAAGCGCCTCCTCTGAGGATATAAGGACCTCATCATAAAGTAATGAAAATAATAtagctgttttcttcttttagatGTTTTGTATCATTTCTGCCAAAAGATACCCGATTGTACACGCTGGACCCTTAACGTATATCAAACTTCTTTTTGTAAGAGTGTCCGGGTCAATACAGGCAGCAACAAGTTGGAGACaaagagtaaaagaaaaagctttacaaaaaaaaaactgtaatcacTTTTAAGAAATTCAGAGCAAGTCTCTCAAACAAAAAATCATACAAAATATCAGATCATAGAAACAACATAGTGTCACTTTTGAGAGTGATACAAAAAGGTCAGGGGCGCTGGTtgcgcagtggttagtgggcgcgtcccatgtatggaagctgtagtcttccaagcagcCAAAAAAATGGTCAAAGGTGTTTTAATGAGACAATTTCAAAAATGCCAATAGTGAATGAataagaacctttttttttttttttttaaataaatgttcagaTATCTTGTGACACGTAGGAGACAATGTAGAAGtaatttctacaattcactaaAATAATTGTAGAGTTGTTCTGACCAAATCGATGACAAGCTTGCGGAGGCTCTGGCGCTGTCTCTTGGTGAGGTTTTGGAAGATGTCACAGTTCTCCTGGTGCAGAAGCTTGAAGCCCACGGCAAGGTGATGGTTCTCAAGAACAGACTCGTCATTATACATGAGCGCCAGCTCCGAGTCTGAGTACAGGGAGGAGGGGATACAGGAGGAGTTTGTTCAAATATCTACATAAAAAAACTGGATGGTTATTATCTGTGCAGGTGTAGGTGTGTATGCACTCACTTGTGTTGATGAGGAACTGATTTGAAACTCCAGGGTGATCTACGTCATGGATAGCTGCAGCAAAGAGAGCGGCAAGGATCTCCAGGTCTGTGAAGACCgcctgaaaagaagaagaagggcagAAGAAAGAAGATGAAGTTCAGAGGATGAGTGGAAAAGAATGACTCCTTGAcctaaaaacacattaatatgtTCATTCTCCTTTATGAAAGAACTAATCTTACGAAGTATGTGAACATAATATATCATTTTAAGAATATCTGTAAAAACCatgattaaaaatataaatggtGTAAATAAATCTTTGGGTATAAGCcccatgtttatatttatacattatatTTGATGCATAATCAGCAGCTCATTTGTGTTTTGAGGACAAAGGTAAATTGAAGTACCTCAGATTAAATACAACTTGCACACATAAAGTAAGCTACCTTCCTAAACCGCAGGTTGAtatcataaaatattaaaatttttgaaaaacacaatttagcaGTCTTggtttgagagaaaaaaaattaaagagttATTTAAATAGTAACGTGAACAGGCATGGTCACCAGATCTATCACTGTTTGATTAATGATAAaccagaaagtgtgtgtgagacactgGTATAGTGTTCGGTTGTAAGCATACATCAAGAGCAGGAGTAGAGAGCAGGACGTGTGTGGACTGGGTGACATCTGCAGCATGGAGGCTGTTGTGGTACGCTACGTTTCCATGGTAATGGTCCTCCAGGGTCATCACATAAGTGAAAAAGGTGTCGACCGGGATGCGAAACGTCTTCAACAGCTCTCGTTCCTGATGAGAAGGAGAGGAATCAAAAATTCACACACAGGTCCTGTTTACGCCTGGTTTTCACAAGAGTCCTGGGAGATCCAATCACAAGAGGACAACTCTCATTGAGGCCGTTAAAATCCAATCTTTGGCATTAGGCATTATGCCTACTATGTTTCCTCTCTTTCGTTCTCCCAAAGGAACGTTTTCTGGAATTATTAAATCAtcgccattaaaaaaaaaaacatcaattgaTAAATAAGTGTAATGTGGATTGTGTCTTCATGTGATCTTGTTCAGGGTCTTGTCACTGAAAGGtatcgtaacatactgaaaataaaatctacTGTCTCTTACAGACAGATTATTTATGTCCTACATTTTGCTCCTTTCTCAAATGCTTggatcaacaaaacaaaacaaaaaaaaagagttttaagaGACTTTTTGGAGAAGTATGGCAAAGAAGTGATTGTGTTATGGAGACTGGATGGTACGGACACATTCAGGTTAACACTTGTAAAAAGCTCAGGATGCATGTAAatgcacttgagcttgtatagcacatttcttgtcttctgactactcaaatcacttttacaccgcaggtcacacctacccattcacacacggATGGCAGAGGTTTATATGTAAAGTGAACAATAGCACTATTcgacatt
This window of the Labrus mixtus chromosome 2, fLabMix1.1, whole genome shotgun sequence genome carries:
- the LOC132987615 gene encoding cAMP-specific 3',5'-cyclic phosphodiesterase 4C-like isoform X4, producing the protein MKKSRSVLSVTGEEGNDTDITGAVEKAESSRYSRSYTSGATLGAELRRGRSRRLSSSLQVPCWLRPRDRTRSPEILNNVSRPTTLPLRIPPRISITQADSDSYEAENGVSPGHTPLGSQSPSLTLHPSFPQGQRRESFLYRSDSDYDMSPKTVSRNSSLASEGHTGEDFIVTPFAQVLASLRSVRSNFTVLANVSTPTVKRSPLGGVCVSPRASLSDQQYQQLALDTLEELDWCLDQLETIQTHRSVSEMASNKFKRMLNRELSHLSEMSRSGNQVSEYISSTFMDKQNEVEIPSPTLKDKSMSHISGVRKLSHSSSLSSNSMPRFGVNTDHEDELAKELEDLDKWSFNIFRVADFSNNRPLSCIMYAIFQERELLKTFRIPVDTFFTYVMTLEDHYHGNVAYHNSLHAADVTQSTHVLLSTPALDAVFTDLEILAALFAAAIHDVDHPGVSNQFLINTNSELALMYNDESVLENHHLAVGFKLLHQENCDIFQNLTKRQRQSLRKLVIDLVLATDMSKHMTLLADLKTMVETKKVTSSGVLLLDHYTERIQVLRNMVHCADLSNPTKTLPLYRQWTERIMEEFFRQGDKERERGMEISAMCDKHTASVEKSQVGFIDYIVHPLWETWADLVHPDAQELLDTLEENREWYLNTMPQSPSPPPDRHLQHDRFQFELTLEDLEHNNHNHIHMRSSGGRSGTKSICDDGTEVHMKYDKVELTGEAQNHVEIEKEDEENHNSEQNGVGDEEEEENREGEREGEGEQGDGEEGEREREGEGEGEQGDGEDRDGDGEEEGEREGEGEQGDGEDGDGEGEREGEGEQGDGEEGEGEGEQGDGEEDEEEVNYAVEEEEPKEEEEEDEKNQEGEQEQEVEEGGEEGEIIEEEGAENEEAKEEETEGEKSLENEEEEEELEGEEESKEAEMEGNEEEEEAAETKENVEEEEGETEEKVEEGEEEEAGETEDAGGEEEEKVEVDEAEEEEEETAEDEADQEEVVEEEEEEEES
- the LOC132987615 gene encoding cAMP-specific 3',5'-cyclic phosphodiesterase 4C-like isoform X3; the protein is MKKSRSVLSVTGEEGNDTDITGAVEKAESSRYSRSYTSGATLGAELRRGRSRRLSSSLQVPCWLRPRDRTRSPEILNNVSRPTTLPLRIPPRISITQADSDSYEAENGVSPGHTPLGSQSPSLTLHPSFPQGQRRESFLYRSDSDYDMSPKTVSRNSSLASEGHTGEDFIVTPFAQVLASLRSVRSNFTVLANVSTPTVKRSPLGGVCVSPRASLSDQQYQQLALDTLEELDWCLDQLETIQTHRSVSEMASNKFKRMLNRELSHLSEMSRSGNQVSEYISSTFMDKQNEVEIPSPTLKDKSMSHISGVRKLSHSSSLSSNSMPRFGVNTDHEDELAKELEDLDKWSFNIFRVADFSNNRPLSCIMYAIFQERELLKTFRIPVDTFFTYVMTLEDHYHGNVAYHNSLHAADVTQSTHVLLSTPALDAVFTDLEILAALFAAAIHDVDHPGVSNQFLINTNSELALMYNDESVLENHHLAVGFKLLHQENCDIFQNLTKRQRQSLRKLVIDLVLATDMSKHMTLLADLKTMVETKKVTSSGVLLLDHYTERIQVLRNMVHCADLSNPTKTLPLYRQWTERIMEEFFRQGDKERERGMEISAMCDKHTASVEKSQVGFIDYIVHPLWETWADLVHPDAQELLDTLEENREWYLNTMPQSPSPPPDRHLQHDRFQFELTLEDLEHNNHNHIHMRSSGGRSGTKSICDDGTEVHMKYDKVELTGEAQNHVEIEKEDEENHNSEQNGVGDEEEEENREREGEGEQGDGEEEGEGEREREGEGEGEQGDGEGEGEREGEGEQGDGEEGEREREGEGEGEQGDGEDRDGDGEEEGEREGEGEQGDGEDGDGEGEREGEGEQGDGEEGEGEGEQGDGEEDEEEVNYAVEEEEPKEEEEEDEKNQEGEQEQEVEEGGEEGEIIEEEGAENEEAKEEETEGEKSLENEEEEEELEGEEESKEAEMEGNEEEEEAAETKENVEEEEGETEEKVEEGEEEEAGETEDAGGEEEEKVEVDEAEEEEEETAEDEADQEEVVEEEEEEEES
- the LOC132987615 gene encoding cAMP-specific 3',5'-cyclic phosphodiesterase 4C-like isoform X2; amino-acid sequence: MKKSRSVLSVTGEEGNDTDITGAVEKAESSRYSRSYTSGATLGAELRRGRSRRLSSSLQVPCWLRPRDRTRSPEILNNVSRPTTLPLRIPPRISITQADSDSYEAENGVSPGHTPLGSQSPSLTLHPSFPQGQRRESFLYRSDSDYDMSPKTVSRNSSLASEGHTGEDFIVTPFAQVLASLRSVRSNFTVLANVSTPTVKRSPLGGVCVSPRASLSDQQYQQLALDTLEELDWCLDQLETIQTHRSVSEMASNKFKRMLNRELSHLSEMSRSGNQVSEYISSTFMDKQNEVEIPSPTLKDKSMSHISGVRKLSHSSSLSSNSMPRFGVNTDHEDELAKELEDLDKWSFNIFRVADFSNNRPLSCIMYAIFQERELLKTFRIPVDTFFTYVMTLEDHYHGNVAYHNSLHAADVTQSTHVLLSTPALDAVFTDLEILAALFAAAIHDVDHPGVSNQFLINTNSELALMYNDESVLENHHLAVGFKLLHQENCDIFQNLTKRQRQSLRKLVIDLVLATDMSKHMTLLADLKTMVETKKVTSSGVLLLDHYTERIQVLRNMVHCADLSNPTKTLPLYRQWTERIMEEFFRQGDKERERGMEISAMCDKHTASVEKSQVGFIDYIVHPLWETWADLVHPDAQELLDTLEENREWYLNTMPQSPSPPPDRHLQHDRFQFELTLEDLEHNNHNHIHMRSSGGRSGTKSICDDGTEVHMKYDKVELTGEAQNHVEIEKEDEENHNSEQNGVGDEEEEENREGEREGEGEQGDGEEEGEGEREREGEGEGEQGDGEGEGEREGEGEQGDGEEGEREREGEGEGEQGDGEDRDGDGEEEGEREGEGEQGDGEDGDGEGEREGEGEQGDGEEGEGEGEQGDGEEDEEEVNYAVEEEEPKEEEEEDEKNQEGEQEQEVEEGGEEGEIIEEEGAENEEAKEEETEGEKSLENEEEEEELEGEEESKEAEMEGNEEEEEAAETKENVEEEEGETEEKVEEGEEEEAGETEDAGGEEEEKVEVDEAEEEEEETAEDEADQEEVVEEEEEEEES
- the LOC132987615 gene encoding cAMP-specific 3',5'-cyclic phosphodiesterase 4B-like isoform X1; this encodes MKKSRSVLSVTGEEGNDTDITGAVEKAESSRYSRSYTSGATLGAELRRGRSRRLSSSLQVPCWLRPRDRTRSPEILNNVSRPTTLPLRIPPRISITQADSDSYEAENGVSPGHTPLGSQSPSLTLHPSFPQGQRRESFLYRSDSDYDMSPKTVSRNSSLASEGHTGEDFIVTPFAQVLASLRSVRSNFTVLANVSTPTVKRSPLGGVCVSPRASLSDQQYQQLALDTLEELDWCLDQLETIQTHRSVSEMASNKFKRMLNRELSHLSEMSRSGNQVSEYISSTFMDKQNEVEIPSPTLKDKSMSHISGVRKLSHSSSLSSNSMPRFGVNTDHEDELAKELEDLDKWSFNIFRVADFSNNRPLSCIMYAIFQERELLKTFRIPVDTFFTYVMTLEDHYHGNVAYHNSLHAADVTQSTHVLLSTPALDAVFTDLEILAALFAAAIHDVDHPGVSNQFLINTNSELALMYNDESVLENHHLAVGFKLLHQENCDIFQNLTKRQRQSLRKLVIDLVLATDMSKHMTLLADLKTMVETKKVTSSGVLLLDHYTERIQVLRNMVHCADLSNPTKTLPLYRQWTERIMEEFFRQGDKERERGMEISAMCDKHTASVEKSQVGFIDYIVHPLWETWADLVHPDAQELLDTLEENREWYLNTMPQSPSPPPDRHLQHDRFQFELTLEDLEHNNHNHIHMRSSGGRSGTKSICDDGTEVHMKYDKVELTGEAQNHVEIEKEDEENHNSEQNGVGDEEEEENSTGDGEGEQGDGEGEGEREGEGEQGDGEEEGEGEREREGEGEGEQGDGEGEGEREGEGEQGDGEEGEREREGEGEGEQGDGEDRDGDGEEEGEREGEGEQGDGEDGDGEGEREGEGEQGDGEEGEGEGEQGDGEEDEEEVNYAVEEEEPKEEEEEDEKNQEGEQEQEVEEGGEEGEIIEEEGAENEEAKEEETEGEKSLENEEEEEELEGEEESKEAEMEGNEEEEEAAETKENVEEEEGETEEKVEEGEEEEAGETEDAGGEEEEKVEVDEAEEEEEETAEDEADQEEVVEEEEEEEES